One segment of Osmerus mordax isolate fOsmMor3 chromosome 28, fOsmMor3.pri, whole genome shotgun sequence DNA contains the following:
- the f2r gene encoding proteinase-activated receptor 1 has product MFYLLFTTLALCLHTSVYAQNNASEDKLSPRTFSGFFLTVTDEPIYLDLDYYIDLDLWDHHGDSGSGAEQPAKVHPHPKPHPKKSYHVSERARAFLQGRLATAFVPAVYTVVFLISVPLNLVAVVMFARRIRPRKPAVIYMMNLACADLLFAFLLPFRIAYHFHGNDWIYGAGMCRLVTAAFYCNMYCSVLLMMCIGIDRFLAVVYPMDSLVWRCPRTASVVCGAMWLLSAGGVTPLLLSRQDVHLPDLGITTCHDVQDVSKLRAYYLYFFPIYSSVFFFIPLVVTAVCYARIVQALAAANVDNRTRKTRAVVMALTVLVVFVVCFTPTNVILLVHYIKLSHHHADGSYQAYLLSMCVSSISCCLDPLIYYFGSSQCQRQVAALLRCKAGGAEVASQSGSTRTSRMESLTSTLGGQYRKLVG; this is encoded by the exons ATGTTTTATCTACTTTTTACGACGTTGGCACTTTGTCTCCATACCTCAGTATATGCTCAAAACAATG CCTCTGAAGATAAACTTTCCCCGAGAACTTTCTCAGGGTTCTTCCTGACAGTGACGGACGAGCCCATCTACCTTGACCTTGACTACTACATTGACCTGGACCTGTGGGATCACCACGGCGACAGTGGTTCTGGCGCGGAGCAGCCTGCGAaggtccacccccaccccaaacccCACCCCAAGAAGAGCTACCACGTCTCCGAGAGGGCCCGCGCCTTCCTCCAGGGTCGCCTGGCGACCGCCTTCGTCCCCGCCGTGTACACCGTCGTTTTCCTCATCAGCGTCCCCCTCAACCTGGTCGCCGTGGTGATGTTCGCCCGGCGGATCCGCCCGCGGAAGCCGGCGGTGATCTACATGATGAACCTGGCGTGCGCCGACCTGCTCTTCGCCTTCCTGCTGCCCTTCCGGATCGCCTACCATTTCCACGGCAACGACTGGATCTACGGCGCCGGCATGTGCCGCCTGGTGACGGCGGCGTTCTACTGCAACATGTACTGCTCGGTCCTCCTCATGATGTGCATCGGCATCGACCGCTTCCTGGCCGTGGTCTACCCCATGGACTCCCTGGTGTGGCGGTGCCCGCGGACCGCGTCCGTGGTGTGCGGGGCGATGTGGCTGCTGTCGGCCGGGGGGGtgacccctctgctcctctccaggCAGGACGTCCACCTGCCCGACCTGGGCATCACCACCTGCCACGACGTGCAGGACGTCTCCAAGCTCCGCGCCTACTACCTGTACTTCTTCCCCATCTACTCCTCCGTGTTCTTCTTCATCCCCTTGGTCGTCACCGCCGTCTGCTACGCGCGCATCGTCCAGGCCCTGGCCGCAGCCAACGTGGACAACCGCACCCGGAAGACCCGGGCGGTGGTGATGGCCCTGACGGTGCTGGTGGTGTTCGTGGTGTGCTTCACGCCCACCAACGTCATCCTGCTGGTGCACTACATCAAGCTGTCCCATCACCACGCCGACGGCTCCTACCAGGCCTACCTGCTCTCCATGTGCGTGAGCAGCATCAGCTGCTGCCTGGACCCCCTCATCTACTACTTTGGCTCGTCCCAGTGCCAGAGGCAGGTGGCGGCCCTGCTCCGGTGCAAGGCCGGGGGGGCGGAGGTCGCCTCCCAGTCGGGCAGCACCAGGACCTCCAGGATGGAGAGTCTGACGAGCACCCTGGGAGGCCAGTACCGGAAACTGGTGGGCTGA